One segment of Anatilimnocola aggregata DNA contains the following:
- a CDS encoding ComEC/Rec2 family competence protein, producing MRKTISQLLATLVLALAACGQIWAAEADGLQIYWIDTEGGAATLLITPTGETVLIDAGNPGRRDADRIVKTITEIAGRKQIDHLVTTHYHGDHFGGAIELAKLLPIVNLWDNGQFEGLRDDPGKAYFELKAEKKHVIKPGDSIPVKQLAAGSPELSIRCLGTRQQFVTAPAGTEENTNICATAREKARDGSDNANSIVLLIKFGNFTFFDAGDLTWNQEQKLVCPHNVVGKVDVYQVTHHGLDASNNPLVLQSIEPHVAIMNNGTTKGCAPEVFANLKETKSLQGIYQVHKNLRPDGATNNVADEFIANREKECQGNHIHLAVAADTKSYTVNIPANKHSQTYQTRTGK from the coding sequence ATGCGGAAGACGATCAGCCAACTGCTGGCAACCTTAGTACTGGCACTGGCGGCTTGCGGGCAGATTTGGGCAGCCGAAGCAGATGGCCTGCAGATCTATTGGATCGATACCGAAGGTGGTGCCGCGACGCTACTAATCACACCGACGGGCGAAACCGTGCTCATCGACGCCGGCAATCCCGGCCGCCGCGATGCCGACCGCATCGTTAAAACCATCACAGAAATTGCCGGGCGGAAGCAGATCGACCATCTGGTGACGACGCACTATCACGGCGATCACTTCGGTGGCGCGATTGAACTCGCCAAACTGCTGCCCATCGTCAATCTATGGGACAACGGCCAGTTCGAAGGGCTGAGGGACGACCCCGGCAAAGCCTACTTTGAGTTGAAGGCCGAGAAGAAGCACGTCATCAAGCCCGGTGATTCCATCCCCGTCAAACAGTTGGCCGCCGGCTCGCCGGAATTAAGCATTCGCTGCCTGGGAACACGGCAACAGTTCGTTACCGCCCCGGCGGGGACCGAAGAAAATACAAATATCTGTGCCACGGCGCGAGAAAAGGCCCGCGATGGCTCCGACAATGCCAACAGCATTGTGCTGCTCATCAAGTTCGGCAATTTCACGTTCTTCGATGCGGGGGATCTGACCTGGAACCAAGAACAAAAGCTGGTCTGTCCGCATAACGTTGTGGGCAAGGTCGATGTATATCAAGTTACGCATCACGGGCTCGACGCCAGCAATAATCCGCTCGTACTTCAGTCGATCGAGCCGCACGTGGCAATCATGAATAACGGCACCACCAAGGGGTGTGCTCCCGAAGTCTTTGCCAACCTGAAAGAGACCAAGTCACTGCAAGGAATCTATCAAGTCCATAAAAACCTGCGACCCGATGGAGCGACCAACAACGTGGCCGATGAATTCATTGCCAATCGCGAGAAAGAATGCCAAGGAAATCACATTCATCTGGCAGTCGCCGCCGATACCAAAAGCTATACGGTCAACATTCCCGCGAATAAGCACAGTCAGACCTACCAGACACGCACGGGCAAATAG
- a CDS encoding esterase/lipase family protein yields the protein MSTATQRLSASLSWLPCAITVMAALCALGNSGCARQRYVTVREAPRNPLAAPLKLLARSGPKPTKRTEQLLRRYNLLDQVEDDPLIALVSFQKELAREPTGDKIYAYAELAYLEGKELELQNKPKEALDVHGAAVAHAYWYLFDPGLDHFRNPYDPQFRRACDLYNGALESALRIVSKNRQLKPGTKHVIKTGKKEYHLEIEIRGPWRQEDLSALEFVSTYEISSGLTNHHHSYGLGVPLIAVRTRHTGETPAEKYYPPGLSFAVTAFMRVEENHDANRDANVHRCVLELYDPLLANSIKVCNHDVPLESDISTPLAFFLDDPQFQETDTSTLGLLNPGTAKGIKGLFMVEPYDPQRIPVVMVHGLWSSPTTWMEMFNDLRAFPEIRKRYQFWFFQYPTGQPFWTSAAQMRDALAQMRADLDPHGANPNLDQMILVGHSMGGLVSRMQTIESGDRFWNLLGNVPIEQIKASDDERSKLAKCFYFHPNPSVKRVITLGTPHHGSNFADDYTRYFGRTFITLPEMMVELSNKLIRDNPDSFRNTDLLTRTTSIDSLAPDCQIFAALNGAERGPHTSYHNVIGVVPSNTFIGRFSEEGDGVVGKSSATLQEVASEKVVPADHMSVHRYPLSILEVRRILLEHVQAQPEHQPEYNLPGVKPWIPAADQAGTIPSAALPTGPAPR from the coding sequence ATGTCCACTGCCACACAGCGCCTGTCAGCATCGCTGTCCTGGTTGCCCTGCGCAATCACGGTCATGGCGGCGCTCTGCGCGCTGGGTAACTCGGGCTGCGCACGCCAACGATATGTGACCGTTCGCGAAGCCCCGCGCAATCCGCTCGCGGCCCCGCTCAAACTTCTCGCCCGCAGCGGACCCAAGCCCACCAAGCGAACCGAACAACTATTGCGGCGCTATAACCTGCTCGACCAGGTAGAAGACGATCCGCTGATCGCCCTTGTCAGCTTTCAAAAAGAACTGGCCCGCGAACCAACGGGAGACAAGATCTATGCCTACGCCGAGCTCGCCTATTTAGAGGGGAAAGAGCTTGAGCTGCAAAACAAACCGAAGGAAGCGCTCGACGTCCACGGGGCGGCTGTCGCGCACGCCTATTGGTACTTGTTCGATCCGGGACTCGATCATTTTCGCAATCCATACGATCCCCAGTTCCGCCGCGCGTGCGATTTGTACAACGGCGCGCTCGAATCGGCCCTGCGGATTGTCAGTAAGAACCGGCAGTTGAAGCCAGGGACGAAGCACGTCATCAAGACGGGAAAAAAGGAGTACCATCTCGAAATTGAAATTCGCGGCCCCTGGCGGCAGGAAGATCTCTCCGCGCTCGAGTTCGTCAGCACTTACGAAATCTCTAGCGGGCTGACGAATCACCACCATAGCTACGGCCTCGGTGTGCCGCTGATTGCCGTCCGGACGCGCCACACGGGCGAAACACCGGCCGAAAAGTATTATCCCCCGGGTTTGAGCTTTGCCGTCACCGCCTTCATGCGCGTGGAAGAGAATCACGACGCTAATCGTGATGCGAACGTCCACCGCTGCGTGCTGGAACTCTACGATCCGCTCCTCGCGAACAGCATCAAGGTCTGCAATCACGACGTGCCGCTCGAGTCCGACATCAGCACTCCCCTGGCGTTCTTCCTCGACGATCCGCAGTTCCAGGAAACCGACACTTCAACCTTGGGCCTGCTCAACCCAGGGACTGCGAAGGGGATCAAGGGGCTCTTCATGGTCGAGCCCTACGACCCGCAGCGGATTCCGGTCGTCATGGTTCACGGTTTGTGGTCGAGTCCCACAACGTGGATGGAAATGTTTAACGATCTGCGCGCCTTCCCCGAAATTCGCAAGCGGTATCAGTTCTGGTTCTTCCAATATCCAACCGGCCAGCCATTCTGGACGAGTGCCGCGCAGATGCGTGACGCTCTGGCGCAAATGCGCGCCGACCTCGATCCGCACGGCGCGAATCCTAACCTCGATCAAATGATTCTCGTCGGTCATAGCATGGGTGGGCTCGTCTCGCGGATGCAGACGATTGAAAGTGGCGATCGCTTTTGGAACCTGCTGGGCAACGTGCCGATCGAACAGATCAAAGCTTCGGACGACGAGCGAAGCAAACTGGCCAAGTGCTTTTATTTTCATCCCAATCCCAGCGTGAAGCGGGTGATTACACTCGGCACGCCGCACCATGGCAGCAATTTTGCCGATGACTACACGCGCTATTTCGGGCGGACGTTCATCACCTTGCCCGAGATGATGGTCGAACTGAGTAACAAGCTGATTCGGGATAATCCCGATTCGTTCCGCAACACCGACCTGCTTACACGGACGACGTCGATCGATTCGCTCGCGCCGGATTGCCAGATTTTCGCGGCGCTCAATGGTGCCGAACGTGGCCCGCACACCAGCTATCACAACGTGATTGGCGTCGTACCGAGCAACACCTTCATTGGCCGCTTTTCGGAAGAAGGAGACGGTGTCGTCGGCAAGTCGAGTGCGACGCTTCAGGAAGTTGCTTCGGAGAAGGTCGTGCCGGCCGATCACATGAGCGTACACCGCTATCCGCTGAGCATTTTAGAAGTCCGCCGCATCCTGCTAGAACATGTGCAGGCCCAGCCCGAGCATCAACCCGAATACAATCTGCCCGGTGTGAAACCGTGGATTCCCGCCGCGGATCAAGCGGGAACGATCCCCAGTGCAGCGCTCCCCACAGGACCAGCGCCGCGATGA